The sequence GGCCGCAGGGCCGGTCGGTCGTCCGCCCGATCGCGCGACCTCCTGACAAGGCCCGCCCGCTCCGCGCCGTGATCATGATCGCGAGTTTGGCCCTCAAGCGGTTGCGACCAGGCCCGATTCACGACCATTCGAGGGCGAAAACGGCGATCACTCCGCCGGGCCGACCTTCGCGATCCCGCGGCCTAGCCGGTCGTCGGCGTCGACAGGCAGAACCGCAGGAGGCGGTCCTTCTCCTCGGGAGTGGCCCGTGTGTGCGCTCGCAGATGGCCGGCCACCCGTCCCAGGACGGCATGGGTGACGAGCTCGGCGTCGAGGGCCGGGGTGGTGCTGCCGAGCAGCGCGAACGGCTCGTGCAGCAGCTCGGCGAACGGGACCGTCGCGGCTTGGTCGCCGGTGGGGATCGACGAGTTGAGGGTGCTGCTGTTCCACAGGACCGCGGTGGTCCTCGCCGCCGGAGACTCGTCGGCCAGGGCGAGCGTCCCGTCGACCCAGACACGGATCTTGCCCTCGATCGAGGGCTCCCGCGCCATCCGCCGGTCGAGGGTCACGGCGACGCGCTCGGCGCCGTCCTCGATGAGCGCCGCCACCAGCGCGTCCTTCGACGCGAAGTGCCGGTAGAACGCGTCGTTCGACAACCCGGCCAGCGCGACGATGTCGGCCACGCGGGCCTTGGCCGTGGTCCCGGTCGCCTCGATGACCTTCCGGGCCGCCTCGATCAGCGCGGACACCTCGCCCGCGTAGTCCGGCCGGCGACGTTCGGCGGCGGTCTGAGCCGCGATGCGGGCCGCGACCCGGCTCGGCCGACCGATTGCGTTCTCCATGACAGAATTCTAAGGTGATATCCAGAATGATCTAGAAAGTCCGGAACGGCAAGGCGCAACATCAGTGCAGGACGGCGCGGCGAGCCTGCGCGATGTGGATGTAGGAGTCTGGGTGAAGATCGATCGCAGTCCGCGGCACGACGCGGCAGAGGCGCACGGCCGCGGAGCAGCGAAGATGCACGGCCGCGGGGTGCCGGCGTGAGCGGCACCCCGCCGACCGGCGTCGGCCTGTGGGCCGGCTTCCTCGACCGGATGGCTCCCGCCGAGGCGATCAGCGCCGTCCGCGACATCGAGGCGGCCGGCCTTACGACGATCTGGCTGCAGGAGTACAGCGGCGTCGACCCGTTCATCCGCGCCGCGCTGTACCTGCAGGCCACCGACCGGCTCACCGTCGCGCTCGGGGTCGCCACGATCCACGCCCGCGACCCCGAGGCGATGGTCGCGGCCGCGTCCACGCTGCACCAGGCCTTCCCCGGACGGTTCGCCCTCGGGCTCGGCGCCAGCCACCGCCATCTCGCCGAGAGCCGCGGCGGCACCTACGCCAAACCGCTGACCGCGATGCGCGACTACCTCGGTGCCATGGACGCCGTCGTCGGGCCCAGGGTTCTGCCGCCGCGGTTCCTCGGCGCGCTCGGCCCGAAGATGGTCGAGCTCGCCGGCGAGGCCACCGACGGCCTGCACACCTACTTCTGCCCGGTCGCGCACACGGCCGCCGCCCGCGAGGCCGTCGGCGCTGGCCCGTGGATCGCCCCGTCCCAGATGGTCGCGGTCGGGAACACCGGCACCGGGTGGAGCGACGACCTGCGCCGCTACCTCGGGCTCTGCCTGGGGATGCCGAACTACCGGCAGAACCTGCACCGGTGGGGGTTCTCCGCGGCCGACCTCGCGCAGACGAGCGACGCCCTCGTCGACGCGCTCGTCGTCCCGGACGAGCCGACCGCGCTGCGCGCCCGCCTCGACGCACAGCGAGCGGCCGGCGCCGATCACCTCGCGCTGCAACTCGTCCCGCCGCCCTCGTCGGCGCGGGTACTCGATCGGGTCGCCGCCGGCCTGGAGGTGCTGTGAGCGCAGGTGCCAGGGTCGCCGCCCGGGCCGGAGAACCGCTGCTCGACCGCACGATCGGTGACCAGCTGCGCGCTCAGGCGGCGGCCCGTCCCGACCGTCCGGCGTTGCGCTGGGCGGTGGACGACGATCCCGCCGCCCTCCAGACGCTCACCTACCGCGAGCTGTTACTCGCCGCCGAGGCGGCCGCGGCCGACATCGCCAGCCGCGCCCGGCCGGGGCAGCGCGTCGCCGTGTGGGCCGCGAACGGGCCGGAATGGGTGATCGTCGAGTACGCCAGCGCGCTCGCCGGAACCATCCTCACTCCGTTCAACACCGCGTGGACCGACGACGAGGTCGCCCACGCGCTCGCGCTCGTCTCGCCCAGGCTGCTGTTCGCGGGCTCCGACAGCCGCGGGGTCGACCTGCGGGCCCGCGCGGCCGGCCTCGTCAGCCGCACCCCGCGGTGCGACCCGGTCGACCTCGACACCGTCGCCACTCGGCCGCGGCCGGTCGTGTGGGAGCCCCCGGACGTCCGGCCCTACGACCCGTTCCTGATCCAGTTCACCTCGGGCACCACCGGCCGGCCCAAGGGCGCGACCCTCAGCCATCGAGCCGCGCTCAACGCCGGGCAGGTCCGCGCCCTGACCTTCCACGCCGACGAGCACGACGTCTGGCTCAACCCCGTGCCGTTGCACCACGTCGGCGGGTCGGTGGTCGTCGTGCTGGCCGCCCTCGCCTCCGGCGCCAGCTACGTGACGATGTCCCGCTTCCACCCGGCCGACCAGGTCGCCCTCATGCGCGCGACCGGCGCGACCCGCACCGGCGGCGTGCCGACGATGTTCCGCGCGCTGCTGGACATCCCGGGCTTCGACGAGGCGCTGGCCAGCGTCAGGTCGGTCGGGCTCGGCGGGACCAGCGTGCCTCCCTCGCTCGTCGAACGGCTCCAGGCCCACGGGGCGACGGTCTCCGTCGCCTACGCCCAGTCGGAATGTCCGATGATCACCCAGTCCGACCCGGCGGGCGACGCCGTCCACGTCGCGACCACCGTCGGCCGCGCGGCCCCGTTCACCGAGCTGCGCGTCGTCGGCGCGGCCGGCGACACCGCCGCTCGCGGCGAGGTCGGCGAGGTACTGGTCCGCTCGCCACTGACGATGATCGGCTACTGGGACATGCCGGCCGCCACCGACGAGGTCCTGGACGCCGAGGGGTTCCTGCACACCGGCGATCTCGGCTCCCTTGACGAGCACGGCGTGGTCCGCATCCACGGCCGCGCCCGCGAGGTCGTCATCCGCGGCGGCGAGAACGTCTACCCCATCGAGGTCGAGGACGTCCTCCTACGACATCCGGC is a genomic window of Pseudofrankia inefficax containing:
- a CDS encoding TetR/AcrR family transcriptional regulator produces the protein MENAIGRPSRVAARIAAQTAAERRRPDYAGEVSALIEAARKVIEATGTTAKARVADIVALAGLSNDAFYRHFASKDALVAALIEDGAERVAVTLDRRMAREPSIEGKIRVWVDGTLALADESPAARTTAVLWNSSTLNSSIPTGDQAATVPFAELLHEPFALLGSTTPALDAELVTHAVLGRVAGHLRAHTRATPEEKDRLLRFCLSTPTTG
- a CDS encoding LLM class flavin-dependent oxidoreductase, whose product is MSGTPPTGVGLWAGFLDRMAPAEAISAVRDIEAAGLTTIWLQEYSGVDPFIRAALYLQATDRLTVALGVATIHARDPEAMVAAASTLHQAFPGRFALGLGASHRHLAESRGGTYAKPLTAMRDYLGAMDAVVGPRVLPPRFLGALGPKMVELAGEATDGLHTYFCPVAHTAAAREAVGAGPWIAPSQMVAVGNTGTGWSDDLRRYLGLCLGMPNYRQNLHRWGFSAADLAQTSDALVDALVVPDEPTALRARLDAQRAAGADHLALQLVPPPSSARVLDRVAAGLEVL
- a CDS encoding class I adenylate-forming enzyme family protein, which gives rise to MSAGARVAARAGEPLLDRTIGDQLRAQAAARPDRPALRWAVDDDPAALQTLTYRELLLAAEAAAADIASRARPGQRVAVWAANGPEWVIVEYASALAGTILTPFNTAWTDDEVAHALALVSPRLLFAGSDSRGVDLRARAAGLVSRTPRCDPVDLDTVATRPRPVVWEPPDVRPYDPFLIQFTSGTTGRPKGATLSHRAALNAGQVRALTFHADEHDVWLNPVPLHHVGGSVVVVLAALASGASYVTMSRFHPADQVALMRATGATRTGGVPTMFRALLDIPGFDEALASVRSVGLGGTSVPPSLVERLQAHGATVSVAYAQSECPMITQSDPAGDAVHVATTVGRAAPFTELRVVGAAGDTAARGEVGEVLVRSPLTMIGYWDMPAATDEVLDAEGFLHTGDLGSLDEHGVVRIHGRAREVVIRGGENVYPIEVEDVLLRHPAVAAVAVLAAPSDHWGEEVAAVVRLATPTSATADDLAGFAAKSLAHFKIPSQWRFVEDFPMTAAGKIRKAELLALFSPDS